The Sediminispirochaeta smaragdinae DSM 11293 genome has a segment encoding these proteins:
- a CDS encoding ABC transporter substrate-binding protein — protein MKKRVMLFLTAMILGTALLLSCGGGSAEKSDGEGKAESTHLTMYCALPETEIPSYLEAFKEDTGITVDFVRLSAGEVLSKVQVEKNNPQASIWYGGNCDTFIAAAANDLLEPYKSSELINIPTSYQDPDGYWSPVYVGALAFAVNKEWFADHSLSYPTSWNDLLNPEYKDQISMAHPGSSGTAYTILATMVQMLGEEEAMAYMGELDKNIRQYTKSGSAPPKNVGLGEAAIGLAFSHDCLKPAVQGYPVETVFPKDGTGYEIGAIAIIKNGPKEEHENAKKFIDWVLSERAQDIYSQNDSFRLPVNMHAKVPSGAISIDKLPIIEYDFIWAGENRKRLIEKFSDVVSNANNLK, from the coding sequence ATGAAAAAACGAGTGATGCTTTTCTTAACGGCGATGATTTTGGGGACAGCTCTTTTACTGAGTTGTGGTGGAGGTTCCGCAGAAAAAAGTGACGGAGAGGGGAAAGCGGAGTCGACACACCTTACTATGTATTGTGCTCTTCCAGAAACGGAAATTCCTTCATACCTTGAGGCCTTCAAGGAAGATACCGGGATTACCGTCGATTTTGTTCGCTTGTCGGCTGGGGAAGTATTATCAAAGGTTCAAGTTGAAAAGAATAATCCACAGGCAAGCATTTGGTATGGAGGCAATTGTGATACCTTTATTGCTGCTGCTGCCAATGACCTTCTCGAGCCCTATAAGTCATCGGAGCTGATCAATATTCCTACCAGTTATCAGGATCCTGACGGTTATTGGTCTCCCGTCTATGTTGGAGCTCTGGCTTTTGCCGTCAACAAGGAATGGTTTGCCGACCATTCACTTTCCTATCCTACTTCCTGGAACGATCTCTTGAATCCGGAATACAAGGATCAAATTTCAATGGCTCATCCCGGATCTTCAGGTACGGCATATACCATTCTGGCCACAATGGTTCAGATGCTTGGGGAGGAAGAGGCAATGGCCTATATGGGGGAACTGGACAAGAATATTCGTCAATATACAAAATCAGGTTCTGCACCACCGAAGAATGTTGGTTTGGGAGAGGCAGCCATCGGTCTTGCTTTTTCTCATGATTGTTTAAAGCCTGCAGTTCAAGGATATCCTGTGGAGACTGTCTTTCCGAAGGACGGTACCGGCTATGAGATTGGTGCCATTGCAATTATAAAGAATGGACCAAAAGAAGAACATGAGAATGCAAAAAAGTTTATTGATTGGGTCTTAAGTGAACGAGCCCAGGATATCTATTCACAAAACGATTCTTTTCGTCTACCTGTTAATATGCATGCGAAGGTTCCTTCCGGTGCCATCAGTATCGATAAGCTTCCGATAATCGAATACGATTTTATTTGGGCTGGAGAAAACCGTAAGCGGCTCATTGAGAAATTCAGCGATGTCGTTTCCAACGCAAATAATCTTAAATAG